One window of Alkaliphilus metalliredigens QYMF genomic DNA carries:
- a CDS encoding MgtC/SapB family protein, with translation MISDGEIVLRLILSAIAGGIVGMEREANNRPAGLRTHVLVTLGSTLIMLISMYGFQGLGADNSGGEPARLAAQVVSGIGFLGAGTIMRTGNDIRGLTTAASIWVCGGVGLAIGSGYYVGGIATTIIVMFTLKSLGFIQSKLLKSQNKLLIVQGKERAGLIGNIGHILGKNNINIKYIKVNNEDNIEEDEGYMIEIRFMVKLPSKFINERFFDEILDVPGVDNVIWEGDLEEAFLY, from the coding sequence TTGATAAGCGATGGGGAGATTGTTTTAAGACTAATTTTATCAGCCATAGCAGGAGGTATTGTTGGCATGGAAAGAGAGGCCAACAATCGTCCTGCTGGACTTAGAACCCATGTATTAGTTACTTTAGGCTCTACCCTTATTATGCTAATATCTATGTATGGCTTTCAAGGACTCGGTGCGGATAATAGTGGTGGGGAGCCTGCTAGATTAGCAGCACAAGTAGTGAGTGGAATCGGATTCTTAGGAGCAGGAACCATTATGAGAACGGGAAATGATATTCGAGGCTTAACGACTGCTGCCAGTATTTGGGTTTGTGGGGGTGTAGGATTAGCTATCGGAAGTGGTTATTATGTAGGCGGGATTGCAACGACAATCATCGTCATGTTTACCTTAAAAAGTTTGGGTTTTATACAAAGTAAGTTATTAAAAAGCCAAAATAAATTATTAATTGTCCAGGGTAAAGAGCGGGCTGGGTTAATAGGTAACATAGGACATATATTAGGTAAAAATAATATTAATATTAAGTATATTAAGGTTAATAATGAAGATAACATTGAAGAAGATGAAGGTTATATGATAGAAATTAGATTTATGGTGAAGTTACCATCTAAATTTATAAATGAACGTTTTTTTGATGAAATTTTAGATGTACCTGGAGTAGACAATGTAATATGGGAAGGCGATTTAGAAGAAGCTTTTCTATACTAA
- a CDS encoding DUF1667 domain-containing protein, translated as MEEKDMICIVCPLGCKLKVTKSDISQTGYAVEGNKCFRGVDYGIKEMTNPTRALTTTVVISDASVKRLPVRTSGTIPKPLIKQAMVLINKVEVKAPIKVGEVIIKNILDTGVDIIASRSMCQNSEHEDLLKACFLQG; from the coding sequence ATGGAAGAAAAAGATATGATTTGTATTGTTTGTCCCTTAGGTTGCAAGTTAAAGGTGACTAAGAGTGATATAAGTCAAACAGGATACGCTGTTGAAGGAAACAAGTGTTTCAGGGGTGTGGATTATGGTATCAAAGAAATGACAAATCCCACAAGAGCATTGACAACAACTGTCGTTATATCCGATGCTTCTGTAAAAAGACTGCCAGTTAGAACATCTGGAACAATTCCTAAACCTCTAATCAAACAAGCAATGGTCTTAATTAATAAAGTCGAGGTTAAAGCACCAATCAAAGTAGGAGAGGTTATCATTAAGAATATTCTAGATACAGGAGTAGACATAATCGCCTCTAGGAGCATGTGTCAAAATTCAGAACATGAGGATTTGTTAAAAGCCTGTTTCCTTCAAGGATAA